A stretch of DNA from Sander lucioperca isolate FBNREF2018 chromosome 8, SLUC_FBN_1.2, whole genome shotgun sequence:
TGGTCTGTTTGCGTGCATGTTCTTGTTATTTTATACAACAGTTTAAATCATTACACTGAcaaatttctgttttttcatcATGTTGACAATTTAATTATATTGATTAATGTAATCCTATTGATGTCATATTACCCATGGCTACAAAAATAGCATTAACCTGAATTCCTAATCCACAAtcctaaattcagtttttctgTACTTATCTCAGGATAGTCTTTATTACTAAATAGAATTTTTAGGCAAATTTCTCATTTTGTCCTCTCATTGGTGCTGACAAgaggtgtgttggtgtgtgtgtggttcgtTAGGAGTCTCGCTCTGCATCCAGGAGTGTGAGTCCTCGGGGCTCTAGGAAGTCTGCAAGCTGCTCCCCAGCTCGGTCGCCTGCCCGTTCAAAAGAAGGCTCCCGCCACTCCCGCTCCAAATCCCGGTCCCGGTCCAGGTCAAAATCTGGGTgagtgaaacattttttttaaactccacCCATGCCAGTTGACAGACTGGATATGTAGATGCGTGTTCTACGTGTTTCTGTCTATACAGGTCCCACTCTCACCGTGGCTCACGGAGACACTATAGCCGATCTCGATCCCGCTCAAGGTCCTACCGCCGCCGATCTCACAGTAGGTCCTACAGTGGAGAGCGCCGGCGCAGGAGTCATAGCCGCTCACCGATGTCCAACCGCCGCAGGCACATCGGCAACCGAGTAAGTGCTCAATGGCCGTTGTAAGGTTTGCCATATTTTAAAAGTCAATCAGCTttgcttgtgttatttctgcataatgtatgaaaatatttatCCTAGACCCTAAACGCTACTATATAATGATTCAGAATTTAATACTAAAGAAACTTCTTGTTTTGATTATAAAGGACTCTTCAGAACTGTAATATCTTTACAATTGCAGGCTAATCCAGACCCAAACGGTTGCGTGGGAGTGTTTGGCCTGAGCTTGTACACCACAGAGAGGGATCTGAGGGAAGTCTTCTCTAAATACGGCCCCCTGGCGGATGTCTCTATTGTGTATGACCAGCAGTCGAGGCGTTCCAGGGGCTTTGCTTTTGTGTACTTTGAGAACACCGGTGATGCCAAGGAGGTATAAGAACATGAGTTGGAAAAGGCCCCTGTCAAATATTTTCTGGGTCTGAAGAGGtgattaatatgtatttgtatgttcaCTGTCAGGCAAAGGAACGAGCAAATGGCATGGAGCTGGATGGCCGTAGGATCAGGGTAGACTTCTCCATCACAAAAAGACCTCACACCCCAACCCCTGGAATCTACATGGGCCGACCCACATAGTAAGGCATCTGAAAcatactgtgtttgtgtggaatAATTAGATAATCTACCAAAGATAAAGATGAATGCTTATAATTTCTTAAGTAAAACTTCTGAGTGGTTTTCTTACAAATAGGCCGTTTTGGAATATATGGTCAAATGTGTTTGCCCATTAGGGGCTAATATTACTGTATTTTATTTGGACCCAAGGTCTTGGGCCAATTTCGACAATGTTATTCAATCTACTGTGAACAATATGGACATCAAAATCATCCAATTTGTCCGGTGGAAAGGCTCACTGATGTTTGAATGCCACACAACCGTACTATAGTCACTAGTGTTatcacaaaaatgacaaaaagcacaatattggGAAGGTGGATACTTTTAAGCTAAGTCCATCAGTAGTGAATCGATTCAGCCCTGGTTGCTTTAATTTGCTTGAATTAATGTGACAAATTTAGCTGGAAAAGAATCTTAGTTGTGTAATTATAGAAGAGGTGAGTAATCACTTTGTCTAGAACTATATGTGTAATGTCATAAACATAAATTGTCTTATTAATGAATAACCTTAacctaaattttttttttttaaaagttataaaataaatgcaaaatagaGCCCTTCCAACTTCCAGGTACATTTAGTTTGTTTAAACTGTACCAGATACAGAGGTCAGTCAGGTGGAAACAATTACTTAATATAATAACAGATTTGGTGAAACAGGAGCACTTACAttgggtttattttttttttttaaatacaatttgGGCTGAAAATTAGGTCTactcatacaaaaaaaaaatgttattaccAGGTTGGATGTAAGGCATCGTGTTTCCTGTTTAAAGCATTGAGTAACCTTAAGACCTCGGCAAGGGAATGTTTTCATATAAATGGAAAGATcaaatttttttacttttttaaatacctGTTATAAAGTAAATTGAAAGGCTTTGAATGTCCCACCATGGTCTGATCATATGCTTGCTAAAGCCACATACATGGCTGGATAGTTCTGCTCAGAGAGAGTATTAACAGCatcatcagcgtttatcgcagaCTTGAGAGATACATTTCAAGTGGAGTCTCTTTGCTATAACATTAGAATAATCAGAATATTATATGTGACATAATGGGCACCTGTCTTTTTAAATTGAGATGGAATGaactaataataaaataaaacataactgtAAATCTAATTGTTAAGTAGGAAACAAAATCTGATCTTCGTATTGTCTTCTgtgtagtggtggtggtggtggtggtagtaGTAGTGGAGGTGGTGGAAGTGGTCCAAGTGGTCCTCGCCGCAACTCACGAGACTATGACCGTGGATACGACCGCGGATACGACCGAGGATACGACAGAGGCGGCTATGAACGCTATGACGACCGGGATCACTACAGGTCATACAGGTGACTTATGTGAATCTTTTCAGAATAGCCTGCAGATTATCAATAGGAAATGTATTCTTAACTTgtggtatttattttttaatatcctctgaagttaaaaaaaaaaagtgtttaattTTGTCTCGTTTCAGAAGACGATCTCCGTCCCCATACTACAGAGGGGCTTATAGGTCTCGGTCCAGATCGCGGTCTTATTCTCCCCGTGAGTCCTTCGTAAATGATCCACTCTTTTTATTGAAGCAATCAACAGGTTGCAATGTTTCTAATGACTCTGTTTTGTTTCACAGGTCGCTATTGAACGTTGCTGTCAAGCCCCTCCACTTCCCCCACACAGACAGGAAATGTTTGAGTTGAATGATTGATTTCAGAATAGATCTTCTTTTTTAAGGTGATCATCACACTTGCTAACCTACATGACCAGTATGTGTTTACTGAGATCAGTAGTGTCATTTGACATGACTCGAACTGCCCCCTCatgattttaattttaaatgtataGGCCACATCTGTcgtaaaaaatatattaatgtttttattggGGTTTTTTTGTATACAAATTGATTGAATGTTCCATCTTTGAGCACATTAAAAGGaagatgcattttttttttctcactttgacTCATGTCTTTCCTAACTATACTTGAACCATTTGCTGCTGCGAGACTGTTATAAATGCTGTAAGATGAAGGCTTTAATACACCCTTCTTGTCTGTTTTATATGTGCTGATTTCTACAGCATTTTAGTTCTCAACTTTAAAGTGCATGTCTTTTCTACAGTTTTTCTGGAGAGCCATTAAACTGTCAAATCCACAAATGAATGAAGGCATGAACTCACTTATCAAGTCTAAAATGCTTTCATCTTATGaacaaaaaactgtcaaaatgttTCCAAGCTAGCAGTTAAATACTGAAAACGGTAAAGCTGGTTTTACACCGCTGCGCGGCAACAGCACTGGCTACAACCTACCTGTAAGAGTATACCGGCGGAAATCTGTGCATGTTCACGTGGGCAGCAACCACTTAATACTCCTAATGCTGTGATCGACACCGCTTATACTCTGCTGCCTTCCCCTCATTGAAATGACTGGACCAGCAAGTTACCGTGTGGCAGTGTGAAAGCTCCTTAAACTAGATTGATTTATCCAACTAACTGACACAGATTACTTGAATGAATGTAGTGAAATACATTAGTAAAGTTCCAGTTTATCTAACAACCTCTGGGGAAACTATCAAGAGAGATACATATTCCCTTAGCCTGGTTCCAGATCTTTGAATCTTTGCTTGCATCTCACATTTTTTCATTAATTCAATGGTGTGAAACTAAAAGGCAATTCAGTTTGATTATCAGCCTAATATTCCCTGACCAGAAGCTGTAATTCTGAATCATAAAACAGGCACAAGTTTAAACTAAACTATATATGATTTGTTGGCTCTCTTTATAGTCAACAAACTTATGAGGACGACTAAACAAACTAATGAGGACAACTTATCCATAAGCAAATGCAGCTAAACGTTAATTTCAGGTAAACTAAACTACTACTCAACATGTGGTGAAGCAAGACCTGCCAGGTCTAACATCTACCCCTGCTGGTCACACAGGAGTCCAAACTTGTTCCAGCGTTCATGACATGCAGTACAGTAATATTCAGTGATAAACTGAATGACATGTTGGAGTCTCAGTCTACTGTAGTCTGTAGATGCAGTTTAAAGGGTCTGTTTACCAACActattaaaacaaacctcataTATAGTGGGGGcaagcaatttttttatttgtccatGTTTTGAAATGTCCATTGTGAGATTTTCTTCCTGTACCCCTATACAAAAGAAGGGAATGTATTGCATTGTGGTGCTCACAGCATTTTTGCAATGTGAATGAACTAACACTTTACGTAATGTATGATAGTATTAGCAATTTAAAGGTATTAGGTATCCTGTAGTAAATATATTGATGCAATAATATATAAGCTGTAGTTGAATGTAAATTGTCTCTACTattctttctatttttttttctttttaagcttTTAGCATATCTTTTGCATGTACAAACTACAGGCAAGTCAAatctaacaaaaaaaaggaaacattcaTTTAAACTGCCAGTTCCTCAAAACTGTACTTGTGTGAAATGCTTGAGTAAATAGCTACGTAACACTTTGTTATTGCACATTACAGAAGAATGGACCTTTGAGACAGTCTAGATATTAATAGGACTATGTAAACTGTTATTGTACTATGTTCTATCCCACAGGGGATATGACAGTTCATCCAGAAACTTGTAAGGAGGATGTAAACTGTCATTTTAATTCCAATTCAATACTAGTTTGTTTCTTATGCTGTTGTTTGAACAgcattttgttgttgtctttttaactgttttttttttttttttttatggttttattCATGGGTATTTATTTCCTATGTTGTGGTAATCCGCATTGGTTGATTAGAATGGGGGGGCTTTCTGTTAAGAAAGTAAAATGTAGTTAATCATTAACACAGGAAATGTGATTCAGCAGTATGATAGAAAGGAAAGCAAAAAGACACTCACACAGCTGACCACACCTTGGAAACTGCATCAGCCTATGTCTTTCCCCCTTCTACCACAAGtctacatgcatgtgtgtatttgttttggtCAGCAGGTCGCTCTGTGTTCCCTAAATGTCACATCCCTTTCAGTTGTGGTTCATTTTCCTTTCTGAGTGGTAATCATTTTTGGGTGGTTGCACAATTTGCTAGCATACTGACCTAATTGGGCATAACATGTTAACAAGGAAGGATGCAAACAAATCCAGAGTGTGAGGTAAATTTGATCTGCTTTTTGTTTATTCActtagaaaagtaaaaaaaaaaagttgtaaaatgTAACTGATATTAAGTAAAATGGTAATTTAGTAGGCTAAAGTTAAATTCCATAATTGGATATTGTTTAATTTATAAATCATGCATTCTTGTCAATAGTTGCAAAAGTTAATATAGTAAGTATTTAGTGCAGTAAATGAAATGAATGGGTCATTTATTTGAACTCTGAATAAGTCTCAGTTAGCAGCAGAGAGGCCTGCAACAACTGTGTTAGCATGTCATCAGGAAAGTAACTAAAGAGCTGTTTTGTAATTAGGCCACAGCTTGGACATTCCTCTGTTCACACACTGACGTAAACAAGGCGAGAAATGGTCGCTCCTACTGCTGGCACTCTCTCCACTACAGTAGGGTGGCAGTAATGTTCCAAGGCACAGGCTAGTCACATGTAGAAACACTCAAGTGCTGTAGCCAAAGGCTCCTCCCCTTGGTAACTGGTGTAGGTACACATACATGCATGAGCACTGCAGCCTGTCCCCCATCGCCATGCAGCTCCACAGCCCTTTCATTTCAGACTTTGTTTTGAAATCCACATTTCTTACCTATCTACCTACTTAGCTTCCCCTCCCAAACACCCACATAAACACACCTacatcacacaaaaaaaagatgctATACCATGTCTGTAGTCTGGAGTATGAGCTCAGACTGGCTGAGTGACACTGCATAGATGGCGCCTCCCCCATGCACAGATAAAACTGAGGGCCAGGAATCCCCTCACGTCTCCTTATCAGcatctaaaaataaatatttgctcAGTTTTACACTTTGCAGTTGGATCCATTAGCACTATCCACAGGTTGAAATGCAAAGCAAAAAGTGCCATCGCCTTTAATAACATTGTGTAAAACTGCAGGTCTGAGGCCTTAATCAGTTGCCCTTGATATGGATGTACAACAATAATGTTTATTTCAATGTTATTTCTACACAAGGACAGAATGTACAAGAATGGCTGTTTTAAGGTTTCACTTTCTGTATTGTTTCAATAGcctttattttctgtttctttttttttactgttataAATGTAGCTAAATTCTACAAGATCATACATATTATCACAAATATTTTTATAGGATAATATCTCAGGCATCCATGGTGAGGTTTGGACCTCCTGCATACACCGCTCCATAAATCCATATTTCTGTGTctctcataaataaataaaaggcacACTGTGGAGATCAGTGACACTGTTTGGGTCGACAAGTACAGTGACAACGACTTGATTTTCCGCACAGTAGCCCTTTTTTCACTCCCCCAGCCTGGAGGGACCCAAGGCACGGCCCTTATTATAATTTGATGAAATAACCCCTCTGCCTCCTTTAAGCCCATCCCTTTGCTGAATGTACCCAGTGATCATCATGCCACTTTCATACCCCAATGTACTTTCTACGATGGAGAACCAGGAGTGAATCCACATGCACCTCCAAATGTTTTTTCTTGTGATTTTTAAGGGAGATTTTATTTAGAGGCGGTGCTTGTTGGCTCCAGAGTAGCGTCGTAACGACACTTTTTCCCCCAGTCCCTGTTAAAAGAGTTAGACCGGGCCAGAGTTGGTGCTGGGGGGTCGCCTATAGTTTAGTAATTTCCTGGGGGGTAATTGCTGCGTTTTTTTAAAAACCCATCagattttctattttcttttcttttttctttttcttttttttttacttctctgAAATATCGCCACTCTCTCACTCTTAAGATCTGATACCCCTTCGAGATTTTTCCTTTCAGATCATGAACAAACTATATGTTGGGAATTTAAGTCCTTCGGTCACTGTCGAGGACTTGAAGGAGCTCTTCGGGGAGAGGAAGCTGCCAGTGGCCGACCAGGTCCTACTGAAATCCGGCTATGCTTTTGTGGACTTCCCCGATCAGAACTCGGCCATAAAGGCTATAGAGACTCTTTCTGGTAAGTGTGGATTTGATAAGTGATGCTGCTGGTGACAGGAAAAATTCACAGCGAGTCAAACTGCAAGATCAggttgaaaaagccatagttcaCTGTATCCGAAATGTGAAATATTAATCATTGcttgtgttattattatttttgtggtGTTGTTCGGGACAGTGTTTGCGATCACATCCGTGTGCCATCAGAGTTTAGATGAACGCTCAGCCATGCACGCTCCAACAAAAATTGGATAATGTATCGATCACAGGACACACTCAGGGCTTTAGTGCCCGTTTGCCTTAAGAAAACCCGAGCCGTCCTAACGTTATTAACGCGCACAATAACCTATATTTTGGAGATTCCGATAGTGTGGGGTGCTACTTTGCAATCACCCACTGGAATGTATGGGTTGGTCTGATGGTTCGGGTAGGcataattatttttcacttattTTTTATCTTGATTTTATTGAAGAGAGCAGAGCGAAGCCACCGCGGAAAACTTGTCAGATCCATGTTCCTCTGATGTCTGGGTATGTTTTTACGAGGTGTCTTGGAGGTGGGTCATGGGGGTCCGGAGGAAAGAGCTAATAAACAGGTAGCTGAGGGGGGACGAGGTGAGACGCTAATTCCGTGCTGCGCCAGGCCACTCATAAGAGTAACGAAAACCCGTGTTCAAGCTTCGCCGAGGAGCGCTTCGAATTCACTCCCGGCTGGGTCAACAAGGAGAATTAAGAAACACCCACCTAGAATAGAAAGAGTACAAGTCATTCTCCTTTCAAACCATCTCTTCTTTGATGTTGCATTCTTTACTGAGAGCAGAACAAATACCCCTCATTGCACTGTGGAGGGTTGTGGGAGTGGAAAGCATGGCTGCCCATTTCCCCCCATACTAAAAAAGCTTAAATGCTTAATTTTGGCGCCGATTCCCTTCAATTGCGACCCTCAAAATGTCACACTTAGTTGTTTAAATCCTAACATACCCAGTTTATCCGCCGCCGTGCGCACAACGCGCCCGGGTAGAGTACTTTTTTTAGGGGTTGGCTGTTTGAATGGGGACGCACCTACTTGGTGAAGTGATTCAAAGTGTTGGTGTATAGGCCTACCAGCTTGCATTGTTGCTTTCATGACACACAGCTAATGTTACACTATCAATTTTCGTCCCTACAGGTAAAGTTGAATTACACGGAAAGCTGATAGAGGTAGACTACTCTGTTCCCAAAAAACTAAGGTAGGCCTACaatctgatatatatatacatatatatatatgtatatatatatatatatatatatacacacacacacacacacacacacacacacacacacacacacacacacacacacacacacacattgtgacTTACGCCTATACTGTGCCCCATGGCATACTGTGTGTGACCTGTAGGCTTCCGCTGTGAAATATAGCACGCAGATTTCCCTCTTCTCTCGGCGTCTGTGTGTGGTTTTTAATCAGGCTGTTGTGGTTTTATTTCCTGGCGATGGAAATGTAATTGCATGACAAattaacaaaagaaagaaagcaacaaAGAAACCGTTTAGTCCCAACATCCGCAGAACACACGGTGGCTGCTGCCATATCGCGTGATCTGCAGCAAGGCCTATCCcactgtaaaacacacacacacacacacacacacacacacacacacacacacacacacacacacacgcacgcacgcacgcacgcacacgcacacacacacacagtgcatacATGTAGGCTAATAATTGCATCTTAATTGAATCTCTCATATAGGCTGTAATCAGAGTTTAATATCTTGGctactttatttgtttttaaaggctgtTTTCCCTGTATGTAAGCGATAACGTTAGGTTTCATTATTGACTGTAACACTGCATTGCACGATGAGTTGCATACCAATAAGCTGAGCCTCTCCTCTGGTTACGTGGacgtgcatgtatgtatgtgagaaacacgtattgtgtgtgtgtgtgtgtgtgtgtgtgtgtgtgtgtgtgtgtgtgtgtgtgtgtgtgtgtgtgtgtgtgtgtgtgtgtgtgcgcgcgcggtAGGCTATGTGTGCGTGcgcaagagagagaaaagctCGAGTTGAATGTATGTGAGCAAATCTATAGGTTAACCCTAAACTCCAAGACACACATTATGTGCTTTTGTATCAATTTGTCCATgcagtgtgtacacacacaagaAGTCCACGAGCTATCAATTGCATGgaaataataattaaacatTTTCGCCCTGTGCGTAATGCGTTATAAACACATTCGTTTATTGCAGATATGCAGCCTACACTCTTGTATAGCTCCACCCTTTTTCACAACAATGCCTTTGGCTTTAGGGAAAGACGACATTATTGCGTGACAGAAAGGTAAATATTCAAGCCCCTTGTGGAGGAGCACGTGACCCATACTTTATGCCCTTCCAGCACAGTCCTCCCCCTTCAGTGCACACTTTCCTGCATTACAGCTCTCGCCTCTTTTTTTGCCGTGCTACACCGTAGAGAAACATCTGTACGTTTGAAAAGTCAAATGATCGAGCTGCTATGTCGTTTCCTCGCAGTATGGCTCGACATGAAGGCGTTTTGTAAGCTGCAAGGCGCAACATGGTGTAAAAGCCTGCGCCACTCCCCACAGTTTGTGTGCACGTAGGCCATGGCAATGTTGGAGAGCCTCATAATGGCTGCCATGATGGCCCTGCACTCTGCACGGCTATAGGCGGAATCAGATGGAGCAAATGTCCATACATGTGCCTGCATGTGTCCAATCGGTAGTGTTTGGAGCTGCTGGACGCGTGGACGTTCTAAACAGGCCTTTAAAGCGAAATCTTCGCCATAACAGTGAGGTCGACGTGAGTGCAGCGTACGACACGTACAGGTGTTCATTTTGAATCAGTGGAAACTGGGCGAAAATGTCAAGTGGAGGTGAAACTCCATATTATGATAATGCTTTTCCACGGTGataattacattttatgttAAAAAGCTTCCTACAGTTTTTCTGTCATTATTTAGAGCGGTTGTCTATTATTGtggaaatatttacatttatttaaaatgtaaagataTCTTTTTGTTCTACAGTGAATATTGTAGTCTATTTGTCGTAATTTGTAGAGGTCTACATAATGCAAATGTTCAATCTAATTAATAGTTCTATAATTTTAATCCATTCTGTCTCAGAgaaataacttttatttttaacaatacAGGTTTAGAATACTCAGAATACTGTATTTCCTTTATGTTATTTCTAAATCCTGTATTTAGATAATAATATGAGAATTATAGGTATTGTTATGGATTGATTTTAAATCCATTTAATTcctatttaaatttaaataggCTATATGTATGGTTACTACAGTGGCGGGGCTTGAGAAGTCAACCAATCACCAGTTTTTGTTTTATCATTTAGGAAGTAGTGTGTGAGTTCATCTTTAGGCCTTCTGGCATTTCTTGGTTTTGTGGCTCTGCTGTAGTTGCAGCTGCTATTTGCTGTGCCactgtttatttatattattctgttgtgctttgttgtttaatGTCTTAAGTGTGCTAATAGGCATAGTGGGAATAACTATTAAATTATGTATATTTTAAGGGCAAAACGTGTGATTGTTTATTCTTGTAATAACATTTAGTTTGTTAATGAGTTTGTTCTGTAAAAAGATTGGGCCTTTTTAAATGCAACTTTGAATAACCTATAAAAGATAAAGGTATGAATTGTTGTAGTTTTGAATAGTATTTAAATGTCATTTCACTAACATGCATTTTGATATTTCAAATTGGTTCAAAAGTGTCAGCCTTTATATTATTTTGATAGAAGTAATTTAAGCTAAAGTAAACTAtctttttgattttatttgttcCAACTTGTGAGGCTTCTTGTCATggacaatacaaaataataagaTGCACTTCATCAgtcattttaaataaagttttagaAATTATCTGGGTTatttgtaataaaaaatttGATTTGACGGTGTTATAAAAATATAGGTTACTTAATGTTAATTGATCCTGTATTTCAGTGCTGAGACAACTGTTATTCAAAATAATAAACTATTTTAAATTAATGAGTAAACTATTTATTCTGATACATGTTCTTTAATTATTAAGATCACCTGAGATTATTATGTAATTGTAGGTTTTATATATAAACTGTTAAATCGTTCAATGTTGAAATAATCAATACAACAAAACTTTTGAAACATGAGAGAAAATAagtatatttatgtagaatgattattattaattcTTTAATTGATATGGTCTAAATTTGATTGGAAGAATGGCTTAGTTTAAGAAGAGAATTTAGTTTGTTTGCTCAAACCTTAATATATTTCTTGCATTTTGcttatgtatttttgttatgGTGGCTTATTTTGatatcagtaaacagaaaacAATATCTTTCTCACCCTGGTTAAGTTTCCTTGTTAAGCAAAGCACGTGGCTGAGTCTCTGCAACGCAGGAAACAGACTGAGACTTGGGGTTAATTGATATTGGTGCTACATAAACGATATGCAGTGTTGTTTGACTGTTAAATAGGCGAGGAGATGAAAGTGTGGACAAAGCAAGTAACGTGATCCCTCTCTGTTAGCCTGATCAATGAGTAATATTAAGCATGTGACGACAGCCTTGTTGTTGTGGGGTAAACATATTTCAAGCTGTCCTCCTGAAAAGTATGCAAGTTTATACTTGCTTGGTTAGCCATAACAAAACCAAACCTTTCTCCTAATTATCTCTCTACACCTTTGACTTAAGCTGGAGTGAAAATGTGCTCCAATAAACTGGTGATGAATTTGTGATTGAGTGCTAACTTTTGTGTTACACTCCATTAGGCTATATCACAATAAACACTGAATTGTTTGTGCTCTTCATATAAAGCTAAGTCTGCAGTTTAATATTGTTTGATAAAGCTAAATTGATTGCAAAACCTTTTTGCTCACAAAAGGATACAAACCAAGACATGGGTGTAAACATCTGCATTGCACCATAGTGGTGCacatgcacatgtgtgtgttggGTCGTGAGTGCACACTGAGTCAAAACAGCGAAATACGATAGCCATCAGTTGATCCACTCTGAATCCATTAATACTCCCCAGTTGATCCTGGTGTAGGGGAAGCGCTCCAATTCCGACTCCGGTTTTGTCCGGGGTGATAGCAGGAGGCACTGCACTGCTCCCCTCTTAAGCCACATCCGCTGCACCCTTCTCCTGACTCCTCATGTCTCCCCTCACCTGTCTGTGAGGAGGGGTCCCTCAAAGTGATCTGTTTGTGGTGTGGCGAGTAGATGCCCCAGGTGTCTCTCAACTATGCTC
This window harbors:
- the tra2b gene encoding transformer-2 protein homolog beta isoform X1, which gives rise to MSDNDKGYGERESRSASRSVSPRGSRKSASCSPARSPARSKEGSRHSRSKSRSRSRSKSGSHSHRGSRRHYSRSRSRSRSYRRRSHSRSYSGERRRRSHSRSPMSNRRRHIGNRANPDPNGCVGVFGLSLYTTERDLREVFSKYGPLADVSIVYDQQSRRSRGFAFVYFENTGDAKEAKERANGMELDGRRIRVDFSITKRPHTPTPGIYMGRPTYSGGGGGGSSSGGGGSGPSGPRRNSRDYDRGYDRGYDRGYDRGGYERYDDRDHYRSYRRRSPSPYYRGAYRSRSRSRSYSPRRY
- the tra2b gene encoding transformer-2 protein homolog beta isoform X3, with translation MSDNDKGYGERESRSASRSVSPRGSRKSASCSPARSPARSKEGSRHSRSKSRSRSRSKSGSHSHRGSRRHYSRSRSRSRSYRRRSHSRSYSGERRRRSHSRSPMSNRRRHIGNRANPDPNGCVGVFGLSLYTTERDLREVFSKYGPLADVSIVYDQQSRRSRGFAFVYFENTGDAKEAKERANGMELDGRRIRVDFSITKRPHTPTPGIYMGRPTYSGGGGGGSSSGGGGSGPSGPRRNSRDYDRGYDRGYDRGYDRGGYERYDDRDHYRSYRRSPSPYYRGAYRSRSRSRSYSPRRY
- the tra2b gene encoding transformer-2 protein homolog beta isoform X6, yielding MSDNDKGYGERESRSASRSVSPRGSRKSASCSPARSPARSKEGSRHSRSKSRSRSRSKSGSHSHRGSRRHYSRSRSRSRSYRRRSHSRSYSGERRRRSHSRSPMSNRRRHIGNRANPDPNGCVGVFGLSLYTTERDLREVFSKYGPLADVSIVYDQQSRRSRGFAFVYFENTGDAKEAKERANGMELDGRRIRVDFSITKRPHTPTPGIYMGRPTYGGGGGGSSSGGGGSGPSGPRRNSRDYDRGYDRGYDRGYDRGGYERYDDRDHYRRRSPSPYYRGAYRSRSRSRSYSPRRY
- the tra2b gene encoding transformer-2 protein homolog beta isoform X5, translated to MSDNDKGYGERESRSASRSVSPRGSRKSASCSPARSPARSKEGSRHSRSKSRSRSRSKSGSHSHRGSRRHYSRSRSRSRSYRRRSHSRSYSGERRRRSHSRSPMSNRRRHIGNRANPDPNGCVGVFGLSLYTTERDLREVFSKYGPLADVSIVYDQQSRRSRGFAFVYFENTGDAKEAKERANGMELDGRRIRVDFSITKRPHTPTPGIYMGRPTYSGGGGGGSSSGGGGSGPSGPRRNSRDYDRGYDRGYDRGYDRGGYERYDDRDHYRRRSPSPYYRGAYRSRSRSRSYSPRRY
- the tra2b gene encoding transformer-2 protein homolog beta isoform X2 gives rise to the protein MSDNDKGYGERESRSASRSVSPRGSRKSASCSPARSPARSKEGSRHSRSKSRSRSRSKSGSHSHRGSRRHYSRSRSRSRSYRRRSHSRSYSGERRRRSHSRSPMSNRRRHIGNRANPDPNGCVGVFGLSLYTTERDLREVFSKYGPLADVSIVYDQQSRRSRGFAFVYFENTGDAKEAKERANGMELDGRRIRVDFSITKRPHTPTPGIYMGRPTYGGGGGGSSSGGGGSGPSGPRRNSRDYDRGYDRGYDRGYDRGGYERYDDRDHYRSYRRRSPSPYYRGAYRSRSRSRSYSPRRY
- the tra2b gene encoding transformer-2 protein homolog beta isoform X4 — encoded protein: MSDNDKGYGERESRSASRSVSPRGSRKSASCSPARSPARSKEGSRHSRSKSRSRSRSKSGSHSHRGSRRHYSRSRSRSRSYRRRSHSRSYSGERRRRSHSRSPMSNRRRHIGNRANPDPNGCVGVFGLSLYTTERDLREVFSKYGPLADVSIVYDQQSRRSRGFAFVYFENTGDAKEAKERANGMELDGRRIRVDFSITKRPHTPTPGIYMGRPTYGGGGGGSSSGGGGSGPSGPRRNSRDYDRGYDRGYDRGYDRGGYERYDDRDHYRSYRRSPSPYYRGAYRSRSRSRSYSPRRY